In one window of Thalassotalea agarivorans DNA:
- the tadA gene encoding tRNA adenosine(34) deaminase TadA: protein MAETTQDLSFMDEAMALALQAQAIGEIPVGAVVVHNGEIVGRGYNQSITLNDPSAHAEMLAIREAGKTLGNYRLLDCTLYVTLEPCPMCAGLLVHSRIKRLVYGAKDEKTGSAGSIMDLTNHVALNHKIEAQQSSRAEQCSAMLSAFFKQRRKEIKALKAEKRANAQD, encoded by the coding sequence ATGGCTGAAACAACGCAAGACCTTTCATTTATGGATGAAGCGATGGCATTAGCACTGCAAGCGCAAGCTATCGGAGAAATACCTGTCGGGGCTGTTGTCGTCCACAACGGCGAAATAGTTGGCCGCGGATACAATCAGTCGATCACCTTAAATGATCCGTCTGCACACGCTGAAATGCTTGCCATTCGAGAAGCGGGTAAAACATTAGGCAATTATCGGTTGTTAGACTGTACCTTGTACGTGACTTTAGAGCCCTGTCCAATGTGTGCAGGTTTACTGGTGCATAGTCGGATCAAACGCCTTGTTTATGGCGCAAAAGATGAGAAAACAGGGAGTGCCGGTTCAATTATGGATTTAACTAATCACGTAGCGTTGAATCATAAAATTGAGGCGCAACAATCTTCACGAGCTGAGCAGTGCAGCGCGATGTTGTCTGCGTTTTTTAAACAACGCAGAAAAGAGATTAAAGCATTAAAAGCAGAAAAACGCGCTAACGCGCAAGACTAA
- the mltF gene encoding membrane-bound lytic murein transglycosylase MltF, producing the protein MIRNTYTLCLILALTLALVACKPAPNDTSLGTVLSAKTLRVGMMFGPTTYYLGAQGPEGFEYELAKAYAKYLDVELEVVASYSLDDLFAKLDNHEVDMLASGLTVTEERKKHYQFSPSYDEVSQLLVYKRGTTRPREITDITQPLLVTSASSHLENLIALKATYPNLQWKESPEHDAEELMAKISIGEIAYTVVDSNQLAVNRRYYPEISPALELKKAEPIAWVINKSSDKALFTSLIEFFGTVHHDGTIIAMQDKYYGHIQEFNFVNTRAFIRAVDKTLPKYRATFEKHSDIIDWRLLAAISYQESHWNPRAKSYTGVRGMMMLTLPTAKQVGVKNRLDAEQSIAGGAKYFQQLIARMPARIPEPDRLWFALAAYNVGYGHLNDARAITRKQGGDADRWVDVKERLPLLRQKKYYKHTKYGYARGDEAVNYVDNIRRYYDTLTWLDEKVTE; encoded by the coding sequence ATGATTCGAAACACCTATACACTATGCTTGATACTGGCGCTGACATTGGCGCTTGTAGCCTGTAAACCGGCACCAAACGACACCTCTCTTGGCACTGTCCTTTCTGCAAAAACCTTGCGTGTCGGCATGATGTTTGGTCCTACGACCTATTACTTGGGGGCGCAGGGTCCTGAGGGTTTTGAGTATGAATTAGCCAAAGCTTATGCCAAGTATTTAGACGTTGAGTTAGAAGTTGTTGCCAGCTATTCCCTCGATGATCTTTTTGCCAAGCTAGATAATCATGAAGTAGATATGCTCGCGTCTGGTTTAACGGTCACCGAAGAGCGTAAAAAGCATTATCAATTCTCCCCCAGCTATGACGAAGTTAGCCAGCTGTTGGTCTACAAACGCGGTACAACAAGACCAAGAGAAATCACAGATATTACTCAGCCGTTGCTGGTAACTTCTGCCTCTTCACACCTAGAAAATTTAATTGCGCTTAAGGCAACATACCCTAATTTACAGTGGAAAGAATCTCCTGAGCACGATGCTGAGGAATTAATGGCGAAAATTTCTATAGGCGAGATAGCATATACGGTTGTAGATAGTAATCAGCTTGCAGTGAATCGTCGCTATTACCCAGAAATTTCGCCCGCGCTTGAGTTAAAAAAAGCCGAGCCAATCGCTTGGGTTATTAACAAAAGTAGCGACAAAGCCTTGTTCACTTCGTTAATAGAATTTTTTGGCACAGTGCATCACGATGGCACCATAATCGCCATGCAAGACAAGTACTACGGCCATATTCAAGAATTCAATTTTGTAAATACCCGCGCCTTTATTCGCGCCGTAGACAAAACCTTGCCTAAGTACAGAGCCACCTTTGAAAAGCATAGCGATATTATCGATTGGCGTTTACTAGCTGCCATTAGCTACCAAGAGTCTCATTGGAATCCACGAGCAAAATCATACACTGGCGTGCGTGGCATGATGATGCTGACACTACCAACTGCGAAACAAGTGGGCGTTAAAAATCGCCTCGATGCAGAACAAAGTATTGCCGGTGGCGCAAAGTATTTTCAGCAACTGATTGCAAGAATGCCTGCACGTATTCCTGAGCCGGATAGGCTTTGGTTTGCACTTGCTGCATATAACGTTGGTTATGGCCATTTAAATGATGCAAGGGCAATAACCCGCAAGCAGGGTGGTGATGCTGATAGATGGGTAGATGTAAAAGAACGTCTGCCTCTATTAAGACAAAAGAAATATTACAAACATACCAAGTACGGTTATGCACGTGGTGACGAAGCAGTAAATTATGTGGACAATATCCGCCGTTACTACGATACTTTAACTTGGTTAGATGAAAAAGTGACAGAGTAA
- the hemW gene encoding radical SAM family heme chaperone HemW: protein MLAQQPLSLYIHIPWCVQKCPYCDFNSHALKHDIPEQDYVNELLKDLDSDIARFELTGRTLHTIFIGGGTPSLFSADAMSTLLAQVKTRFNCSEDLEVTLEANPGTVEADKFTGFAKAGVTRLSIGVQSFEGEKLLTLGRIHDSEQAKNAARLAKTCGVKSFNLDLMHGLPNQAIDQALNDLKTAISLNPDHISWYQLTIEPNTAFYSKPPELPQDDVLWDIQQQGVALLAANGYEQYEISAYAKPGKRCQHNINYWRFGDYLGIGCGAHGKITLPEQGKIMRTVKVKHPKGYLDTNREHLDHLTTIAGEELPFEFMMNQLRLCASFTYDDYEKATGLSRQSIEHEIAKAIKLGLISKQDDAMAVTEKGHRYLNDLLTRFL, encoded by the coding sequence ATGTTAGCGCAGCAGCCGTTATCGCTATATATACATATCCCTTGGTGCGTGCAAAAGTGCCCTTATTGTGACTTTAATTCACACGCACTTAAGCATGACATTCCAGAGCAAGATTATGTCAACGAGCTTCTTAAAGACTTAGACAGTGACATTGCAAGGTTTGAGCTTACTGGTAGAACACTACATACTATTTTTATCGGTGGTGGCACGCCAAGCCTATTTTCGGCAGACGCAATGTCCACGTTACTAGCGCAAGTTAAAACACGATTTAACTGCTCAGAAGACTTAGAAGTCACGCTAGAAGCGAATCCTGGCACAGTAGAAGCAGACAAATTTACCGGCTTTGCCAAAGCAGGTGTAACACGTTTATCGATTGGCGTGCAAAGCTTTGAAGGTGAGAAATTGCTTACTCTAGGCCGTATTCACGATAGCGAACAAGCAAAAAATGCTGCGCGTTTAGCTAAAACCTGTGGCGTAAAAAGCTTTAACTTGGACTTAATGCATGGGCTGCCCAACCAAGCTATTGACCAAGCATTAAACGATCTTAAAACAGCCATTTCGCTAAATCCTGATCATATTTCTTGGTATCAATTAACCATTGAACCTAACACGGCGTTTTACTCTAAGCCGCCAGAACTGCCGCAAGATGATGTACTATGGGATATACAGCAACAAGGCGTTGCATTGCTTGCAGCTAACGGCTACGAACAATATGAGATCTCCGCCTACGCCAAACCAGGTAAGCGTTGCCAGCACAATATTAACTATTGGCGCTTTGGTGACTACTTAGGTATCGGTTGTGGTGCGCATGGAAAAATTACCTTGCCCGAGCAAGGCAAGATTATGCGTACCGTAAAGGTCAAACACCCTAAAGGCTACCTAGATACCAACCGAGAACATCTAGATCATCTAACGACTATTGCAGGTGAAGAACTGCCTTTTGAATTTATGATGAATCAATTACGCTTGTGCGCAAGTTTTACCTATGATGACTATGAAAAAGCAACGGGGTTGTCGCGTCAGAGTATTGAGCACGAAATAGCAAAAGCAATCAAACTCGGGTTAATATCTAAGCAAGACGATGCGATGGCGGTCACTGAAAAGGGCCACCGTTACCTTAATGACTTACTAACGCGGTTTTTATAA
- the purL gene encoding phosphoribosylformylglycinamidine synthase: MAMLIKTLRGAPALSDFRIQKLLSQCRDKKLPVSDIYAEFYHFAHVSEALSDEQQSVLDKLLTYGPKIEEHAPEGQLLLVTPRPGTISPWSSKSTDIAHNCGLSNIIRLERGIAYYVKADALTDEQQQQLIAILHDRMMEVVFAEFSDAEQLFASAEPGQLSSVDILSGGREALAKANIELGLALAEDEIDYLVENFTRMARNPNDIELYMFAQANSEHCRHKIFNADWTIDGHAQPKSLFKMIKNTYETNSDYVLSAYKDNAAVMVGSEAGRFFPDPETKEYAYTEEEINILMKVETHNHPTAISPHPGAATGSGGEIRDEGATGIGSKPKAGLVGFSVSNLRIPGFEQPWETDFGKPERIVNALDIMVEGPLGGAAFNNEFGRPNILGYFRTYEEQVDSFNGAEVRGYHKPIMIAGGLGNIRREHVEKGEINVGANLIALGGPAMNIGLGGGAASSMASGQSAEDLDFASVQRENPEMERRCQEVIDRCWQLGDDNPILFIHDVGAGGLSNAFPELVADGGRGGNFELRNVPNDERSMSPLEIWCNESQERYVLAVSDEQLPVFEAICRRERAPFAVVGKATEEEHLTLTDSHFNNTPIDLSLDVLLGKPPKMHRDVVSKTETGKALDLNNVDVADAADRILRLPTIAEKTFLITIGDRSVTGMVSRDQMVGPWQVPVADCAVTAAALDTYHGEAMSMGERTPVALLNYGASARLAVAEALTNIASADIGDLNRIKLSANWMSAAGHPGEDAGLYEAVKAVGEELCPALGLTIPVGKDSMSMKTKWQQDGEEKAVTAPMSLIITAFGRVEDIRKTVTPELRTDKGDTRIVAIDLSGGKNRLGASCLAQVYKQLGSEAPDVDNAETLKAFFNAIQQLVAEEMLIAYHDRSDGGLFTTLVEMAFAGHTGIDVNLSALSGSNLEVLFNEELGAVIQIAESDVDYIHQVFEQHGILALCNDIARLNNDDTIRFTRDGETVLENSRTYYRTVWAETTLKMQAMRDNPECAQQEFDVKFDTEDPGLNASLSFDINEDIVADLIVKDADNETNPRVAILREQGVNSHVEMAAAFDRAGFITVDVHMSDILGGRTDLADFNGLVACGGFSYGDVLGAGEGWAKSILFNAKAREMFKTFFERKDTFSLGVCNGCQMLSNLKEIIPGSDHWPHFVQNKSERFEARFSLVEIQESPSIFFKGMEGSRMPIAVSHGEGRAEFASEDAIANANDSGTVSMRYVNNYGEVTETYPANPNGSPDGITSLTTTDGRVTIMMPHPERVFRTVSNSWHPDEWQEDSPWVRMFRNARKFIG, from the coding sequence ATGGCGATGTTGATAAAGACCCTTCGTGGTGCACCGGCCCTTTCGGATTTCAGAATCCAAAAATTGTTGAGCCAGTGCCGAGATAAAAAGCTCCCAGTTTCAGACATTTATGCAGAGTTCTATCACTTTGCGCATGTAAGTGAAGCACTCTCTGACGAGCAACAATCTGTACTAGATAAGCTCTTAACTTACGGACCTAAGATTGAAGAACACGCCCCTGAAGGCCAACTTCTTCTTGTTACTCCTCGCCCAGGCACTATCTCGCCTTGGTCTTCTAAGTCTACCGACATCGCCCACAACTGCGGCCTTAGCAACATCATTCGCCTTGAGCGCGGTATTGCTTACTACGTTAAAGCCGACGCATTAACTGACGAACAACAGCAACAACTTATCGCTATTTTGCATGACCGCATGATGGAAGTTGTATTTGCTGAATTTAGCGACGCAGAGCAATTATTCGCAAGCGCGGAACCAGGACAATTATCATCAGTTGATATTTTATCCGGTGGTCGTGAAGCACTTGCAAAGGCAAACATTGAATTAGGTTTAGCGTTAGCCGAAGACGAGATTGACTACCTTGTCGAAAACTTTACTCGCATGGCGCGTAATCCTAACGACATTGAACTTTACATGTTTGCACAAGCAAACTCAGAGCATTGTCGTCATAAAATTTTCAATGCAGACTGGACAATCGACGGTCATGCGCAGCCAAAATCATTGTTTAAAATGATCAAAAACACCTATGAAACAAACAGCGACTACGTGCTAAGCGCATACAAAGATAACGCTGCTGTTATGGTAGGTAGTGAAGCCGGTCGTTTCTTCCCTGATCCAGAAACAAAAGAGTACGCCTACACAGAAGAAGAAATTAATATTCTGATGAAGGTCGAGACACATAACCACCCTACTGCTATTTCGCCTCATCCGGGTGCGGCAACTGGTTCTGGTGGCGAAATTCGTGACGAAGGCGCAACGGGTATTGGTTCAAAACCAAAAGCCGGCCTTGTAGGTTTTTCAGTATCGAATTTACGTATTCCTGGTTTTGAACAACCATGGGAAACTGACTTTGGTAAGCCAGAGCGTATTGTAAACGCTCTAGATATTATGGTTGAAGGCCCGCTAGGTGGCGCTGCCTTTAACAACGAATTTGGCCGTCCAAATATTCTTGGTTACTTCCGTACATACGAAGAGCAAGTGGATTCATTTAATGGCGCTGAAGTGCGCGGTTATCACAAGCCTATTATGATTGCTGGTGGTTTAGGTAATATCCGCCGTGAACATGTAGAAAAAGGCGAAATTAATGTTGGTGCTAACCTGATTGCATTAGGTGGCCCAGCAATGAACATTGGTTTAGGTGGTGGCGCAGCGTCGTCAATGGCATCAGGCCAATCAGCTGAAGACCTTGATTTTGCATCAGTACAACGTGAAAACCCAGAAATGGAACGTCGCTGTCAGGAAGTGATAGATCGCTGCTGGCAACTTGGTGACGACAACCCAATTTTATTCATCCACGACGTTGGTGCGGGCGGTTTATCAAACGCCTTCCCTGAGCTAGTTGCTGATGGCGGCCGTGGTGGTAACTTTGAGCTGCGTAACGTACCAAATGATGAGCGCAGTATGTCGCCTCTAGAAATTTGGTGTAATGAATCTCAAGAACGCTATGTATTGGCTGTTTCTGACGAACAGTTACCAGTGTTTGAAGCGATTTGTCGTCGTGAACGTGCACCGTTTGCTGTGGTTGGTAAAGCAACAGAAGAAGAGCACCTAACGTTAACAGACAGTCATTTCAACAATACACCAATTGATTTATCTTTGGATGTGTTACTAGGTAAGCCACCTAAAATGCACCGCGATGTAGTTAGCAAAACGGAAACAGGTAAGGCACTAGATCTCAACAACGTCGATGTTGCTGACGCTGCAGATCGTATTCTACGTTTACCTACTATCGCAGAGAAAACATTCCTTATTACTATTGGTGACCGTTCTGTAACTGGCATGGTTAGCCGCGACCAAATGGTTGGTCCTTGGCAAGTACCTGTTGCAGACTGTGCGGTTACAGCGGCAGCGCTAGACACCTACCATGGTGAAGCCATGTCTATGGGTGAGCGCACGCCAGTTGCACTACTAAACTATGGCGCATCAGCACGACTAGCAGTTGCTGAAGCGCTGACTAATATCGCAAGTGCCGATATTGGCGATTTAAATCGTATTAAACTGTCAGCTAACTGGATGTCGGCTGCTGGTCACCCTGGTGAAGATGCGGGCCTTTATGAAGCAGTAAAAGCGGTAGGTGAAGAACTTTGTCCTGCGCTTGGCCTGACTATCCCAGTTGGTAAAGATTCAATGTCTATGAAGACAAAGTGGCAGCAAGACGGCGAAGAAAAAGCAGTCACGGCGCCTATGTCTCTTATCATCACAGCCTTTGGCCGTGTTGAAGATATTCGCAAGACAGTAACGCCTGAGCTTAGAACAGACAAGGGCGATACACGTATCGTCGCGATCGACCTTTCTGGTGGTAAGAACCGTTTAGGCGCAAGCTGTTTAGCACAAGTTTATAAGCAATTAGGTAGTGAAGCACCTGATGTGGATAATGCTGAAACATTAAAAGCGTTCTTCAACGCTATTCAGCAATTAGTTGCAGAAGAAATGTTAATCGCTTACCACGACCGTAGTGACGGTGGTTTGTTCACAACGCTTGTTGAAATGGCGTTTGCAGGACACACAGGTATTGATGTTAATTTGTCTGCGCTTTCGGGTAGCAACTTAGAAGTACTGTTCAATGAAGAACTTGGCGCAGTGATTCAAATCGCAGAAAGCGATGTTGATTATATCCATCAAGTATTTGAGCAACACGGTATCCTAGCGCTTTGTAATGATATCGCTCGTTTGAACAACGACGATACCATTCGTTTTACTCGCGATGGCGAAACAGTACTAGAGAATTCACGCACGTATTATCGTACTGTTTGGGCTGAAACAACGCTTAAGATGCAAGCAATGCGTGACAACCCTGAGTGTGCTCAACAAGAGTTCGACGTTAAATTTGATACAGAAGATCCTGGCTTGAATGCAAGCTTAAGCTTCGACATTAATGAAGATATTGTTGCTGATTTAATTGTTAAGGATGCTGACAATGAAACCAACCCTCGCGTAGCAATTTTGCGTGAGCAAGGGGTTAACTCTCACGTTGAAATGGCAGCAGCATTTGATCGCGCTGGTTTCATTACAGTTGACGTTCATATGTCTGACATCTTAGGTGGTCGCACAGACTTAGCTGACTTCAATGGCCTTGTTGCATGTGGCGGTTTCTCTTACGGTGACGTACTTGGTGCTGGTGAAGGTTGGGCGAAATCAATCTTGTTTAACGCTAAAGCACGTGAAATGTTCAAAACATTCTTCGAGCGTAAAGACACCTTCTCTCTAGGTGTATGTAATGGTTGTCAGATGCTTTCTAACTTAAAAGAAATCATTCCAGGTAGCGACCATTGGCCACACTTTGTACAAAACAAATCAGAGCGTTTTGAAGCGCGCTTCTCATTAGTTGAAATTCAAGAAAGTCCGTCTATCTTCTTCAAAGGTATGGAAGGTTCGCGCATGCCAATCGCCGTGTCACATGGTGAAGGTCGCGCAGAATTTGCTAGTGAAGATGCAATAGCAAACGCCAATGATTCAGGTACAGTGTCGATGCGTTATGTAAACAACTACGGTGAAGTAACTGAAACGTATCCAGCGAACCCGAATGGTTCACCAGATGGTATTACGTCACTTACAACAACCGATGGTCGCGTTACAATCATGATGCCTCATCCAGAGCGTGTATTTAGAACAGTGTCGAATTCATGGCACCCAGATGAGTGGCAAGAAGATTCACCTTGGGTCCGCATGTTTAGAAACGCGCGTAAATTTATTGGCTAG
- a CDS encoding XTP/dITP diphosphatase, with protein sequence MQKIVLATGNQGKVKEMASLLAERGYTVLPQSEFNVVDAEETGTTFIENAIIKARHAAKITGLATIADDSGLEVDALNGAPGIYSARYSGEDASDSDNITKLLTEMADIPEQERTARFHCVLVYMKHALDPTPLVCHGTWEGRITSERSGDEGFGYDPVFWVDDMSKTAAQLSKAEKHALSHRGKALKQLFEHIS encoded by the coding sequence ATGCAAAAAATAGTGTTAGCCACTGGCAACCAAGGAAAAGTAAAAGAAATGGCAAGCTTGCTTGCCGAGCGCGGTTATACTGTGTTGCCACAAAGTGAGTTCAATGTCGTCGATGCTGAAGAAACAGGCACAACATTCATTGAAAATGCCATCATCAAGGCAAGACATGCCGCCAAAATTACCGGACTTGCCACCATCGCTGACGATTCAGGTTTAGAAGTAGACGCGCTTAATGGCGCGCCAGGCATTTATTCGGCTCGTTATAGTGGTGAAGATGCCTCAGATAGCGATAATATTACCAAATTGCTTACAGAAATGGCTGATATTCCCGAACAGGAAAGAACAGCACGCTTTCATTGCGTGCTTGTTTACATGAAGCATGCGCTTGATCCAACGCCGCTAGTTTGTCATGGCACATGGGAAGGTAGAATCACTTCAGAGCGCAGTGGCGATGAAGGTTTTGGTTATGACCCAGTGTTTTGGGTTGACGATATGAGTAAAACTGCTGCGCAGCTCAGTAAAGCCGAAAAGCATGCACTCAGCCACCGCGGTAAAGCGCTAAAGCAATTATTTGAGCATATCAGTTAA
- the proC gene encoding pyrroline-5-carboxylate reductase, whose amino-acid sequence MNNVKIAFIGAGNMNGAIIKGLVANGYPADNIIVSNPSLEKREALHQSLGIRHTANNAEAATFADFIVLGVKPHLIHEVCESLKDIIVAGNKTVLSVAAGVTLESMQKRLGNIAIVRTMPNTPSQVGLGVTGLFASTECEQVQKDTAGMIMASVGNIVWLDSEDDIDHVIAISGSGPAYFFLFMEALEEQALALGFSANQAREMVQQTALGAATMVRDNPELSIETLRQNVTSKGGTTNAAIEKMKSDHIPQHIKAGALEALARAKEMAAANK is encoded by the coding sequence ATGAATAACGTAAAAATAGCTTTCATCGGCGCAGGTAATATGAACGGCGCTATCATCAAGGGGTTAGTGGCTAATGGCTACCCTGCCGATAATATTATTGTCTCTAACCCATCTTTAGAAAAACGTGAAGCGTTGCACCAATCACTTGGCATTCGTCATACTGCAAACAATGCTGAAGCGGCCACATTCGCAGATTTTATAGTACTAGGCGTCAAACCACATCTAATTCATGAAGTATGTGAGTCGTTAAAAGACATTATTGTTGCTGGCAACAAAACTGTTTTGTCTGTCGCCGCAGGTGTTACGCTTGAATCCATGCAAAAACGCTTAGGGAACATTGCCATTGTACGCACCATGCCTAACACACCTAGCCAAGTAGGGCTGGGCGTGACTGGCCTATTTGCTTCAACAGAATGTGAACAAGTGCAAAAAGACACTGCAGGCATGATCATGGCAAGTGTTGGCAATATTGTTTGGCTTGATAGTGAAGATGATATCGACCATGTTATTGCTATCTCGGGCTCTGGCCCTGCTTACTTTTTCTTATTTATGGAAGCATTAGAAGAGCAAGCTTTAGCGCTTGGATTTAGCGCGAATCAAGCGCGAGAAATGGTGCAGCAAACTGCCTTAGGCGCTGCCACTATGGTTAGAGACAACCCCGAATTAAGTATTGAAACATTGCGCCAGAACGTTACTTCTAAAGGTGGCACAACTAATGCTGCTATTGAAAAAATGAAATCTGACCATATACCACAACATATAAAAGCTGGCGCTTTGGAGGCTCTTGCACGCGCTAAAGAAATGGCTGCAGCAAACAAATAA
- a CDS encoding YggT family protein, translated as MDIVNYLLRFAFDAIISLLIIRVWLQLVRADFYHPLSQFVVKVTNPVVVPFRRIIPGFAGIDIATIVIAFIFATLKYSVIPFLMGGPFDPLAATYFGGLFLIKQTGFLLFMCMIIMAVMSWVVQGYNPTMVILQQLTQPILAPIRRIIPPIGGLDLSIIAAFLLLNVLNMFIGKFVPYWHTLF; from the coding sequence ATGGATATTGTAAATTACCTTCTTCGATTTGCTTTTGATGCGATCATTTCATTATTGATCATACGTGTTTGGCTACAACTGGTGCGTGCTGATTTTTACCACCCGTTAAGCCAATTCGTTGTGAAAGTGACCAACCCTGTGGTGGTGCCATTTAGACGCATCATCCCTGGCTTTGCTGGTATTGATATTGCCACCATTGTTATTGCGTTTATTTTTGCAACACTGAAATACAGCGTTATCCCTTTCTTAATGGGCGGGCCTTTTGACCCGCTAGCGGCAACATATTTTGGCGGCCTATTTTTGATCAAACAAACGGGCTTTTTATTGTTCATGTGCATGATTATCATGGCGGTGATGAGCTGGGTTGTGCAAGGCTATAACCCTACTATGGTCATTCTGCAACAGCTTACGCAACCGATTCTTGCTCCAATTCGTCGCATAATACCGCCTATTGGAGGCTTAGATTTATCGATTATTGCTGCTTTTCTGTTGTTGAACGTACTTAATATGTTTATCGGTAAATTCGTGCCTTATTGGCATACGCTGTTTTAA
- a CDS encoding YggS family pyridoxal phosphate-dependent enzyme, with protein sequence MTIKSNLLAVKQQIINACFQAQRDSADVKLLAVSKTKPTSAIEAAYAEGQKDFGENYLQEAVEKIESLQHLPDICWHFIGPIQSNKTRLIAEHFSWVHSVDRLKIAQRLNEQRRSQDTPLNVCLQVNISEETTKSGATAEEIIQLAQYVAESEHLVLRGIMAIPAKNAPIEHYQKMQTLFLQLAKQYDSVDTLSLGMSNDLTQAILHGSTMVRIGTAIFGTRT encoded by the coding sequence TTGTTTTCAAGCTCAACGCGATAGCGCTGATGTAAAACTTCTTGCGGTAAGTAAAACTAAACCTACCTCGGCGATTGAAGCCGCGTATGCCGAAGGTCAAAAAGACTTTGGTGAAAACTACCTGCAAGAAGCGGTAGAAAAAATTGAATCTCTTCAACATTTGCCTGATATTTGTTGGCACTTTATTGGCCCGATACAATCAAACAAAACACGTTTAATTGCAGAGCATTTTAGCTGGGTTCACAGCGTAGACCGACTAAAAATAGCGCAACGTTTAAACGAGCAAAGGCGTTCTCAAGATACCCCGCTCAACGTTTGTTTACAAGTGAATATTAGTGAAGAAACAACGAAATCAGGTGCAACTGCTGAAGAAATAATTCAATTGGCTCAATATGTTGCAGAATCTGAGCATTTAGTACTCAGAGGTATCATGGCAATTCCCGCAAAAAATGCGCCGATTGAACACTATCAAAAAATGCAGACATTATTTCTTCAACTAGCTAAACAATATGATAGCGTAGACACCTTATCACTCGGTATGAGCAACGATTTAACTCAAGCAATATTGCACGGTAGCACTATGGTAAGAATAGGTACGGCGATATTTGGAACAAGAACATGA
- a CDS encoding DUF4426 domain-containing protein: MKNRFKHYLMTAFLLIAPLMSPAQAENMKKMGSMNVHYIAINSTFLTPAIATAYDIQRSRYNGLVNISVLDNSKENFPAKHVSITGKAKNLAGQLISLEFVEVTEGDAIYYLAQVNYSDEETISFDLTITDGVETHKLQFKQKFYVD, from the coding sequence ATGAAAAATAGATTTAAACATTACCTGATGACCGCATTTTTGTTGATTGCGCCTTTAATGTCACCAGCACAAGCTGAGAACATGAAAAAAATGGGGTCGATGAATGTGCACTATATTGCCATCAACTCGACCTTTTTAACGCCAGCAATTGCAACGGCCTATGATATTCAACGTAGCCGATATAATGGCTTAGTTAATATTTCAGTGTTGGATAACAGCAAAGAAAATTTTCCCGCCAAACATGTGTCTATCACAGGCAAAGCCAAAAACTTAGCCGGGCAATTAATTTCGCTGGAATTTGTTGAAGTTACCGAAGGTGATGCGATTTATTATCTTGCACAAGTTAACTATTCAGATGAAGAGACCATTAGTTTTGATTTAACCATTACTGATGGCGTCGAAACACATAAGCTTCAATTTAAACAAAAGTTTTATGTAGATTAG